In Heterodontus francisci isolate sHetFra1 chromosome 30, sHetFra1.hap1, whole genome shotgun sequence, a genomic segment contains:
- the LOC137346772 gene encoding mucin-4-like, with product MSRHIKEYFLMIAVILALSAQIKVNSAFTVPMTTEEEYVTDGPDPLPTTEEEYVTDGPDPLPTTEEEYVTDGPDPLPTTEEEYVTDGPDPLPTTEEEYVTDGPDPLPTTEEEYVTDGADPLPTTIKNVPNGTNPLLTPTKDSRRTLLIQGTKGREVFICLIIIGILIVLCTILLVSTIALASRVSSLKTSLKKLLTSNSGSAKLWSTGPSQLPDKAAETNVTLEEIKPLNGKEDATTLKDDREQATDRMKNE from the coding sequence ATGAGTCGACATATAAAGGAATATTTCTTGATGATCGCTGTAATTTTGGCTCTGTCTGCTCAGATCAAGGTCAACAGCGCGTTTACTGTTCCAATGACAACAGAGGAAGAATACGTCACAGATGGGCCCGATCCTCTTCCAACAACCGAGGAAGAATATGTCACAGATGGGCCCGATCCTCTTCCAACAACCGAGGAAGAATACGTCACAGATGGGCCCGATCCTCTTCCAACAACCGAGGAAGAATATGTTACAGATGGGCCCGATCCTCTTCCAACAACCGAGGAAGAATATGTTACAGATGGGCCCGATCCTCTTCCAACAACCGAGGAAGAATATGTTACAGATGGTGCCGATCCTCTTCCAACAACCATCAAAAATGTCCCTAATGGCACAAATCCTCTTTTGACACCTACCAAAGACAGCAGGCGCACTCTTTTAATTCAAGGAACAAAAGGCAGAGAAGTGTTCATTTGCTTAATCATAATAGGCATATTAATAGTCCTCTGTACCATACTGCTAGTATCAACAATTGCCTTGGCCTCTCGGGTGTCATCTCTTAAGACCAGCCTGAAAAAGCTGCTGACAAGCAACTCTGGCTCTGCCAAACTCTGGTCCACTGGTCCCAGCCAACTGCCAGACAAAGCAGCAGAAACCAATGTCACATTAGAGGAAATCAAACCTCTGAATGGAAAGGAAGACGCCACAACACTGAAAGATGACAGAGAACAAGCCACTGATAGAATGAAGAACGAATGA